A window from Rhinolophus sinicus isolate RSC01 linkage group LG01, ASM3656204v1, whole genome shotgun sequence encodes these proteins:
- the SKIL gene encoding ski-like protein — protein sequence MENLQTKFSLVQGSNKKMNGMEDDGSPPVKKMMTDRHANGKMINKMPTVKKEHLEDYEAPMETDGEHVKRSCTSVPEPLHLNPSLKHTLAQFHLSSQSSLGGPAAFSARYSQESMSPTVFLPLPSPQVLPGPLLIPSDSSTELTQTVLEGESISCFQVGGEKRLCLPQVLNSVLREFSLQQINTVCDELYIYCSRCTSDQLHILKVLGILPFNAPSCGLITLTDAQRLCNALLRPRTFPQNGSILPAKNSLAQLKETGSAFEVEHECLGKCQGLFAPQFYVQPDAPCIQCLECCGMFAPQTFVMHSHRSPDKRTCHWGFESAKWHCYLHVNQKYLGTPEEKKLKIVLEEMKEKFSMRNGKRSQSKANTPSGMELPSWYPVIKQESDHVSQTHSFLHPSYYLYMCDKVVAPNVSLTSAVSQSKEVTKTETSRSIPRQSEKPHRSGKHQKTVSYPDVSLEEQEKMDLKTSGELCSHLDPSISINSISKKKPESATCNLVRDTNKVGIDHDAAASSPLLAKDVVCEDDKGNIMEEVMRTYVKQQEKLNSILQKKQQLQMEVEMLSSSKAMKELTEEQLNLQKELESLQNEHAQRMEEFYIEQKDLEKKLEQVMKQKCTCDSNLEKDKEAEYATQLAELRQRLDHAEADRQELQDELRQEREARQKLEMMIKELKLQILKSKTAKE from the exons ATGGAAAACCTACAGACAAAATTTTCCTTGGTTCAGggctcaaataaaaaaatgaatgggatgGAAGATGATGGCAGCCCTCCAGtgaaaaaaatgatgacagaCAGACATGCAAATGGAAAAATGATAAACAAGATGCCAACAGTAAAGAAGGAACACTTGGAGGACTATGAAGCACCAATGGAAACTGATGGAGAGCATGTCAAGCGAAGCTGTACCTCTGTGCCTGAGCCTTTACACTTAAATCCCAGTTTGAAACACACTCTGGCACAATTCCATTTAAGTAGTCAGAGCTCGCTGGGTGGACCAGCAGCATTTTCTGCTCGCTATTCCCAAGAAAGCATGTCGCCTACTGTATTTCTGCCTCTTCCATCTCCTCAAGTTCTTCCTGGTCCACTGCTCATCCCTTCTGATAGCTCCACAGAACTCACCCAGACGGTGTTGGAAGGGGAGTCCATTTCTTGTTTTCAGGTTGGAGGAGAAAAGAGACTCTGTTTGCCCCAAGTCTTAAATTCTGTTCTCCGAGAATTTTCACTCCAGCAAATAAATACAGTGTGTGACGAATTGTACATATATTGTTCCAGGTGTACGTCAGACCagcttcatattttaaaagtcctgGGAATACTTCCATTCAATGCCCCATCCTGTGGGCTGATTACATTAACTGATGCACAAAGACTGTGTAATGCTTTATTGCGGCCCCGCACTTTTCCTCAAAATGGTAGCATACTTCCTGCTAAAAACTCTTTGGCTCAATTAAAGGAAACTGGCAGTGCCTTCGAAGTGGAACATGAATGCTTGGGCAAATGTCAGGGTCTTTTTGCACCCCAGTTTTATGTCCAGCCTGATGCTCCCTGTATTCAGTGTCTGGAGTGCTGTGGAATGTTTGCACCCCAGACATTTGTGATGCATTCTCACAGGTCACCTGACAAAAGGACTTGCCACTGGGGCTTTGAATCAGCCAAATGGCATTGCTATCTTCACGTGAACCAAAAATACTTAGGGACAcctgaagaaaagaaactgaagatagttttagaagaaatgaaggagaaatttagcatgagaaatggaaagagatcTCAATCCAAggcaa ATACACCATCAGGAATGGAATTGCCATCATGGTATCCTGTTATAAAGCAGGAAAGTGACCATGTCTCTCAGACACATTCATTTTTACACCCCAG ctACTACTTATACATGTGTGATAAAGTGGTTGCCCCAAATGTGTCCCTTACTTCTGCTGTATCCCAGTCTAAAGAGGTCACAAAGACAGAGACAAGTAGATCCATACCAAGACAGTCAGAGAAGCCTCATAGGAGTGGGAAACATCAGAAAACAGTATCTTATCCAGATGTCTCACTggaggaacaggagaaaatggatttaaaaaccaGTGGAGAATTATGTAGCCATTTAG ATCCATCAATTTCAATTAATTCTATAAGTAAAAAGAAACCCGAATCTGCCACTTGCAATTTAGTCAGAGACACAAACAAGGTGGGAATTGACCATGATGCTGCAGCGTCATCTCCACTTCTTGCCAAAGATGTCGTTTGTGAGGATGATAAGGGAAATATCATGGAAGAAGTAATGAGAACTTAtgtaaaacaacaggaaaaattgAACTCAATTTTGCAGAAGAAGCAGCAACTTCAGATG GAAGTTGAAATGCTGAGTAGTTCAAAAGCTATGAAGGAACTCACTGAAGAACAGCTGAATTTACAGAAAGAGCTCGAATCTTTGCAGAATGAACATGCTCAAAGAATGGAAGAATTTTATATTGAACAGAAAGACTTAGAGAAAAAATTAGAGCAGGTAATGAAGCAAAAATGTACCTGTGACtcaaatttagaaaaagacaaagaggCTGAATATGCGACACAG TTGGCAGAACTCAGGCAGAGATTGGACCATGCTGAGGCTGATAGGCAAGAACTCCAAGATGAACTCAGACAAGAACGAGAGGCAAGACAGAAGTTAGAGATGATGATAAAAGagctaaaactgcaaattttgaAATCAAAGACTGCTAAAGAATAG